The Cloacibacterium sp. TD35 region GTTGGTAACCAAAAACGCTTCTGGTTCCCGTTCCTGTTCTATCGGTTTTATCGGTTCCGTGGTCTAAAATATGCTGGAGTAAATCTAAGTAGTTTTGCATAATAGTTCAATATTCTTGGTTCTAAGTTCTGAGTTGACTTCTACAAATTAAAGAAAATTTCACCAAATATTTTTGATGAATTGAGTTAAGTTATTCACAATGAATGTTTCACCAGATTTTTTACCATTCATGGCTTTTGCTAATGGCGATTCTGCTGAAATGATGAATATTTTTTCTTGATTGAAACTCAATTCGCCTAAAGAAACTGCAATAAAAAATTTGCCTTTATCTGTTTCCACTAAACTTCCCAAATTGACGGTTTTATGAGAAATAGGCTGAATATTTTTAAGAACCTGTTGAGATTTCAGTTGTTCATTCAGTTGAAGCTGAAGGTTATTAATTTCTTGCTGAAGCATTTCTCGGGAAGTTTCATACTTGTCTCCCATAGAACTTTTGGTATCATTATTAGAAGCTCTGGTTTCGGCAATGAATTGTTCTAATTTCTGTATTTTTTCAGAAATTTTTTGCTTTACCAGTTCTAAAAGTTCAGCTTTATTCATCTTTTAATTTTTGGCTAAAGCCCTAATGATTTACTTATTAAAAAGTCGGACTTTAGCCCGACTCTATTGATTATTTTTAACATCAAACCCTATTATCTAAGATTTTATATTTTATTTATTTTTCGAAAACAATATGTTCCCATTTGTACATTTCTATAGTTGGTTTTGTATCAAAATCTGTAGTTAAACCAGAGAAAATACTTTTGAATTTTCCTTTTACCGTTTCGTCTAAAATCTGTACTTTCAAGTGTTGAGAATCTGATAAATTAAGGATTACCAAAACTTCATCATTTCCATTTTTTCTAATATAAGCAAGTACTTGATCTGGAGCGCTGGTTTGCAAAATTTGGGTAGTTGCTTGGTCATCGCCTCCTCTCAAAGCAGGGTTTTTAGATTTAAGCTCGAATAATTTTTTGTAGAAATTTTCTAATTTATTTTCCCCATTCCAAGGAATTGGGTCTTTCTCGAAAAATTCTAGTCTCTTATTTAATAATGGTAATTCTTGACCGTTGTACATCAGCGGAACTCCATTCCAAGTTGCAGAAAACACGGCTAGAGTTTTGGCCATTTCGCCATACTTTTCATATTCTGTTCCGTTCCATGTATTTTCATCATGATTGGTGGTAAACCAAGCTCTCATGCTTTTATTTCCGATGGTAGAATATTGTGATAATAGATTCGTTAAATCTGTAAGTGGTAATTTTTTCTGATAAAACTCTTTGGTAAGGTGCATCCATTTCCAGCTGTAACTCGCATCAAAAACTGTAGCATAATCTGGATTGTCTAATTCATCATATTCTCCTAACCAAAAAAGTGGTTTTATGGTTTCTACTTCAGGTTTTGCTTGTTGCCAGAAATCTACTTCTACCCATGAAGCTAAATCACATCTGAATCCATCAATGTTCGTTTCTCTTACCCAATATTTCATGGCTTCAATCATGGCTTCACGCATTTTTGGGTTCTGATAATTGAGTTCTATGATGTCATCCATTCCAGAAGCAATTTGGAAATCATTGGTTTTAGGATCCATCAAATAAAAATCTGGATGAGTTTTGGTCCAAACATGATCCCATCCTGTATGATTCGCCACCCAATCGATAATTACTTTAAAACCCAATTTATGGGCTTCGTTTATCACACTTTTAAAATCTTCTAAAGTCCCAAATTCTGGATTGATAGAGGTGTAATCTTGTGCAGCATATTGACTACCAAGCGTTCCTTTTTTATTTTTTTGAGCGATGGGTGTAATTGGCATAAACCAAAGTGTTTCTACACCCATTCTTTTAAGTCTTGGTAATTCTTTTTCTACAGCTTTGAAGGTCCCTTCTTTAGAAAATTGTCTTACGTTTACTTCATAAATGTTGGTGTTATGTTTCCAGTCAGTTGTCATTGTTTTCTGATTTTGTAAAGCGGTGCAAGAGATTAGTGACAAGCCTAACATTGCAGATAAAAAAAGCTTTTTCATAGTTGAAATTTTAGCGAAACAAATGTAGTGATTGTATGCTAAAACCAATAAAAAATCCGGAAAAGTTTTCCGGATTTTTATCATAAATTTCAATATTATTTAATCATCATCACCTTCATCATCGATGAAATCATCGCCAAAACCATCATCTTCGTCTTCGTCTTCCGTAGCAAACTCGTCATCAAAATCATCTTTAAAATCTGCGTCTAAATCTGCAAAATCATCATCCATGAAAGCAGCGGCAACAGAAGCTTTGCCAGAAACGCCACCAGATTTTCCTGGAGCTTTTAATGGCACATTACCAAATCTAAAAACGGTAATTGGATAATTTACTGCTGGTTTTTCATCTATAATCTCTACTAATTCACAGAAAAATTCCCATAAATCAATAAGACCATACTGAAACTGCACTTTGTCTCCTACTTCTTGGAAGGCTTCCATGAGGTAAACATCTGACATGATTTCTCCGTCTCCATCATCGCTCATATCTTCTAGTGGAACGGTTTTCACCTCCATTCCTTCTTCATCTAGAATACTGAACATAGACAACTCGTCACCCTGCAAACTGAAAGCACTTTTGATCCCATTATGTAAGTTCCAAAGGGTTTGCTTTTCTTTAATTTCAATATCTCTAAAAATATTGTCTTTTGAATCTAGAATTACTCTAATTTTATAAACCATATTTTACTTTTTACTAATATTTAGAAGCTAATTGTATTAAAGTATTTTTATTGATTTTGATGTTTAAAATTTCGGTTACAAAGATAAAACAAAAGAAATATGACTTTCTAAAAAAATAAATTTTTATTCAAAAAAGTTTTTATTAAATTCCCAGCGTTTTCTGGTGCCAATATACAGAAATTATTAATACTACAAAGCTTTTTCTAGATAAAAAGTAAAGAGTGTTCCTTCTAGATATTTGCTTTCTACAGTAATACTTTGGTGATGAGCTTCTAGAATATGTTTTACGATGGCAAGACCTAGCCCAGAACCGCCGTCTTTACGGTTTCTGCTGGTTTCTACCCTATAGAATCTTTCGAAAATTCTAGGCAAGACTTCTGGCTTGATTCCCATTCCGTTATCTTGCACGATAATTTTCACTTTTTCTTGCTCAGTTTTAGTGATTACTTTAATCAAAGCTTCTTCCCTATTAGAATAATGAATGGCGTTTGAAATAAGATTGGTAAGTACTTGAGAAATTTTTTGCTTATCTGCTCTTACCATAATAGCAGTTTGCGAGGTTTGCAAAACTAATTTTGCAGATTTTTTATGCGCTTCGATTTCTAATAAATCGAAGATTTCTTTTGTCAAAGCATTGATATCAAAAACAGAATAGTTGATAGAAATTTCTGCAGCTTCGTATTTTGAAATTTGGTCTAAATCGGTGACGATGTTCAGTAATCGCTCTACAGAATTCCCGATGCGTTCTAGATACTTATCTCTGATGTTAAGATTTTCTACCGCGCCATCCTTCAGAGTTTCTACATAACCTTGAATAGAAAAAAGTGGTGTTTTCAGCTCATGAGAAACATTACCGATGTATTCTTTTCGGTAATCTTCCATTTCTTTCATCATGTCGATTTCTGAAACGTTTTTTTGGATTCTCTCTCCTAACTGTTGAAAATTTACATTTTCTTCTTCTTGAAGAATATTTTCGGGAAGAATATCAGAAATTCGCTTGATTTGTTTCTTTCCATACGAATTGAATAGTAATTCTAAAACGAAATAATTGAGTAATGCAATAAAAACGAGACTGATGCTTAGATAAAAGTAAAAAGAGTGAGTATCTGCAATCACTATTTGCTGTACATAATTGAAAGCCAAGGCTACTATTGTCATGGCACAAGTAAGAATACATGCTGCAAAAAGAGAAAGTCTATTGATTTTCATATCACATTTTCTGAGAAAAACGCTAGATTTACACTACTAATTTGTAGCCAATTCCTTTGAGTGTTTGGATAGAATTATCTCCTAATTTTTCCCTCAACCTTCTGATGTGTACATCTATGGTTCTCTCTCCTACGATTACATCATTTCCCCAAACTTTGTCTAAAATTTCTTCTCTTTTAAAAACTTTTTGGGTGTTAGAGGCTAGAAGATAAAGCAAATCAAATTCTTTTTTCGGGAGTAAGAAATGTTCGCCATTTTTGGTGACTTTAAAATTATCTTTATCAATCACCAAGTCGCCCAATTCTATTAATTTAGACTGTTCTGCAACTTGAGTAGTGAGTTGTAAAAGTGCATTAACTTTAGAAATAAGA contains the following coding sequences:
- a CDS encoding sensor histidine kinase, whose amino-acid sequence is MKINRLSLFAACILTCAMTIVALAFNYVQQIVIADTHSFYFYLSISLVFIALLNYFVLELLFNSYGKKQIKRISDILPENILQEEENVNFQQLGERIQKNVSEIDMMKEMEDYRKEYIGNVSHELKTPLFSIQGYVETLKDGAVENLNIRDKYLERIGNSVERLLNIVTDLDQISKYEAAEISINYSVFDINALTKEIFDLLEIEAHKKSAKLVLQTSQTAIMVRADKQKISQVLTNLISNAIHYSNREEALIKVITKTEQEKVKIIVQDNGMGIKPEVLPRIFERFYRVETSRNRKDGGSGLGLAIVKHILEAHHQSITVESKYLEGTLFTFYLEKAL
- a CDS encoding IS1096 element passenger TnpR family protein; the protein is MVYKIRVILDSKDNIFRDIEIKEKQTLWNLHNGIKSAFSLQGDELSMFSILDEEGMEVKTVPLEDMSDDGDGEIMSDVYLMEAFQEVGDKVQFQYGLIDLWEFFCELVEIIDEKPAVNYPITVFRFGNVPLKAPGKSGGVSGKASVAAAFMDDDFADLDADFKDDFDDEFATEDEDEDDGFGDDFIDDEGDDD
- a CDS encoding response regulator transcription factor, with protein sequence MKGKKILLIDDEQDILEILSYNLEKEGYQVFTANNGNEGIVKAKEIIPDLILLDVMMPEKDGIETCQEMRQIKDLQKTLIVFLSARSEEFSQLAGFDAGANDYIVKIIKPKVLISKVNALLQLTTQVAEQSKLIELGDLVIDKDNFKVTKNGEHFLLPKKEFDLLYLLASNTQKVFKREEILDKVWGNDVIVGERTIDVHIRRLREKLGDNSIQTLKGIGYKLVV
- a CDS encoding alpha-amylase family glycosyl hydrolase, translating into MKKLFLSAMLGLSLISCTALQNQKTMTTDWKHNTNIYEVNVRQFSKEGTFKAVEKELPRLKRMGVETLWFMPITPIAQKNKKGTLGSQYAAQDYTSINPEFGTLEDFKSVINEAHKLGFKVIIDWVANHTGWDHVWTKTHPDFYLMDPKTNDFQIASGMDDIIELNYQNPKMREAMIEAMKYWVRETNIDGFRCDLASWVEVDFWQQAKPEVETIKPLFWLGEYDELDNPDYATVFDASYSWKWMHLTKEFYQKKLPLTDLTNLLSQYSTIGNKSMRAWFTTNHDENTWNGTEYEKYGEMAKTLAVFSATWNGVPLMYNGQELPLLNKRLEFFEKDPIPWNGENKLENFYKKLFELKSKNPALRGGDDQATTQILQTSAPDQVLAYIRKNGNDEVLVILNLSDSQHLKVQILDETVKGKFKSIFSGLTTDFDTKPTIEMYKWEHIVFEK